Part of the Rhizoctonia solani chromosome 2, complete sequence genome is shown below.
GCGCATCATCCTTTCGACCATCCCATCCGGGCTACGTGTCCTTGTCCCACCCCGCGGCTCGCTCCTCAACCGAATTAATACACAAAAGGCATCATGGTTAGAATTTAGCTGCTTTTTAATATCTTTTGGTATTTACGGCTGAGTGTATTCACACGCAGGAAGCCAACCGGGATGACGCATTGAAGAGTCTCCGGCTCGCACGTAAACACTTTGAAGGCGGAAACCTTTCCGAAGCTCGTAGACTTGCGGATAAATCCATCAGCTTATTCCCCACGGCCGAGGCCAAGGATTTCCTGGCTACACTTGCATCTGCGCCATCTCCCTCTGGTACACCGACAGATCCTCCCAAAGCTTCAGGCGCAGAAGTCCACCCATCTGCGGGTGGAGCACATAGTAGAAAGGGGAAGACTAAGGATCAGGCAACCAATGGGAGCGAGAAGAAGTGGACACCAGAACAGGCGGCTGTAGTGAAACGAGTAAGGTCGTGCGGGGCTACAGCTTATTATGAAGTACTCGCAATTGAGAAGACAGCGGATGAAGGAGAGGTTAAAAAGGCCTATCGCAAGGTGAGCATATTCCTATTATCATACTGTTCCAACCTAATTTTGCGCGTGAAGCTTGCCCTCCAGTTACATCCTGACAAGAACAATGCCCTGGAGCAGACGAGGCTTTCAAAGGTTGGAGGAAACCGTCATTTTGGATTGTTGAGTGCTGACCAAAGACACTGTAGTTGTTTCGAAAGCATTCACGATATTGTCTGATCCTCAAAAGCGGGCGGTATATGATCAAGTTGGTGGCGATCCGGAGCAAAGAGGCGGTGGTGGTAGCGCTGCAAGCAGTGGGATGGGCGGTATGCGTATGCGGCCAGGATACAACCATATGTTCTTTGATGAGGAAATCAACCCTGAAGGTAAGGTCATATTTCCGGGGGTCGCGACTCTAACGGCTCAATCATGGTTCCCTAGATGTGTTCAACATGTTCTTTGGTGCGTCTGGATTTGGTGGTCCTGGCTTCTCGACTGGATTTGGGAATGGTTTCGGTGGTACACCAGGTATGTGTATATGCTGCAGCTCACCCCCTGAGTTTGATCTCACGTTCTCATAGTATTTTCGGCATCTTTCGGAGGCCCTGGAATTCGTGTACAGCGATTCGGCGCCCCTCGGCGCCCAGCGGGCCAACAACAAGCAGGCGAAACGGGCGACACTCGATCAATATTCGTTCAACTTCTCCCTCTTATCGCTCTACTTGCAATTTCGCTATTCTCAAGTCTATTCTCGTTTATTACAAACGGTGGTCCGTCCTACCCTGGATTCCGATACGATGCATCCAAAAGCTTCAATGTCGAACAAACGACCACTCGGTTAAATGTGCCATATTTTGTGTCACCAAACGAGTGGACGGAGCATCCTATAGGCAAAGTCGCAGAACAAGTTAAAGCTGGAGCTCCTACACCGAGCACTAGCGATCTCTTAAAACTGCGCTCGTTCGAAACTATAGTGGAGAGACGATATGAGGAACATTTATATGACTTGTGCCGGAACGAATACGAGCACCGGGAACGACGGATGGAACAGCATAAAGGTATCTTTGGATTTGGCGCGGACTGGGACAAGGTCAAGCAGATTCAGAATGAGAAACTCCCCAACTGCGAGAAGCTCACAGCTCTTCAGTACAAACAAAAGACGCAGAAAAGATAGAAAAGTCACGCTTTGCACGTATACTCCATTTGCACTTATTACCCCCCTTATTTTACAATCGTGTACGGGTTTTTTGTTATGTATGAATTTCTTGAGGTGACCTCCGTGTTTGGCCGGGCATGGAGATACGAGTTGTGATGGGCACAAGTTGATTGGATTGGGATCTGGTTGAGATACAGCGCAAGTCTAGCATTCATCCATCCTTTTGGTAGATCATGCCTCCTCCTTTGCCTTTAGGGCAAGTTTGCGGTAGAACTCTTCGCGGTGACGAACTGTGGAATGTAATGTTAGAATGTGATATTATATGGAAACAAGTTAATCGGTACGCATACCAGAGGGCAAGTGGATGCCGTACCTGGCCGGATGGTGAGAACGAATTAAATTCTTCACAATTGTAGGAGCTTACCAGTATCCGTAGCCAGCTGCGGTACCTAGGCCAAGTGCAGCCGTAATATCGAGAATGAGGCGCTTGCGAAGCTTGCCGGTAATGGGAGCAATAGCCATTGAGGAATACGCGAACGAGGCAAGTGACGGTGGTGGTTGTCTATGATAGACGAGAGTCAGACCCCGGGACAGGGAAGAGAGACCCCGGGATGACCCGCTGAGGCATCGTGGTATTACGTAAGAAGCCCCCGTGCCCATTGAGAGACTAGACCTACTATTACCCACCACATTAACAAACGTAGTATTATCAATTCGGGATGGACGGCGGCGACTCTGCGAATAGCTCGGGACCATGGCGCTTTGCGCAGTGCTTTGGTGACAAGGGCGAGGTTGAGGATATCACAGAGGGTCAGTATCCATCATCGCTTGGAGCGCGCCTCTGACTTGAGTAGCCGATATCATCTCCACCGTCGAGTTCGACAACACCGGCGACTATCTCGCCACGGGTGACAAGGGCGGCCGTGTCGTGCTCTTTGAGCGTAACAACCAGGTCAGTCCTCAATCCCCTGCTTGTCCTGTTTTTCCCGCCTGCATGTTACATTACGCGTCGTGCTCGTCCCACATGATTTGCCTAATGGCGTGACATCCATGTGCTCATGCCTTTCAACTGTGCAGAAACGAGGCTGCGAGTACAAGTTCTATACCGAATTTCAGTCTCACGAGCCCGAGTTTGACTATCTCAAGTCGCTCGAGATCGAGGAGAAGATTAACAGAATAAAGTGGTGCAAACGTCAAAATGCTGCGCATTTCTTGCTCTCTACCAACGGTGCGTTTTTTACATTCGCTATTGATTATATGACCACACCTAATTCGCGCCGCTTTTGTTCCCCAGACAAGACCATCAAACTATGGAAAGTACACGAGAAAACTATCAAGCAGGTCTCTGAATCCAACTTGCACAATGGGCAGCGAGCCACACCACCTCCCACCACCGCGGCCGGGCTGAAGTTACCCAGGATGACGATGGGAGATGCGGTTGTGGCAGCCATTCCGAGGAAGGTCTATGCGAACGCGCATGCCTACCACATCAATTCCATCTCGATCAATTCAGACGGGGAAACATACATTAGCGCAGATGATTTGCGGATTAACCTATGGAATCTTGGTATCCACGACCAGAGCTTCAGTAGGTTTGAGTAGTTTACCCCTACCGGCACCCCCTGACTGGCGCTTGTAGATATTGTCGATATCAAACCGGTCAACATGGAGGAGCTCACGGAGGTCATCACGGCGGCCGAATTCCATCCAATCGACTGCAATACCTTCATGTACTCGAGTTCCAAGGGAACAATCAAGCTCGCCGATATGCGCGACCAAGCATTATGCGATGGACATGCAAAGCGTGCGCCTCCCCCCTTTACCCTCGTTTAACTCAGCGTCTGACTTGATTTCTTAGAAtttgaggaggaagaggaccCATCGAACCGATCGTTCTTTTCCGAAATCATCTCATCCATATCCGACGTCAAGTTTAGCCGAGACGGGAGGTATATCCTATCGCGCGACTACCTGAGCCTCAAGATTTGGGACATGAATATGGATCGTCGACCGGTCAAGACGATTAACATCCACGACCATCTGCGTGGGAAGCTCTGTGACCTCTACGAAAATGACTGTATTTTCGATAAATTTGAGTGCTCCTTTAGCGGAGATGGCTCGTAAGTTTCCTCGCTTGGTGTGGGTGACATGCACTAATTTGTATGCGTAATTAGACAGGTGATGACGGGGTCTTACCACAACTATTTCCGGATATACGACGTTGATGGCAACAATGACGTGTTGCTCCAGGCTGACAAGTCGGCTTTCCGAGCAAACCGCAT
Proteins encoded:
- a CDS encoding J domain-containing protein; amino-acid sequence: MEANRDDALKSLRLARKHFEGGNLSEARRLADKSISLFPTAEAKDFLATLASAPSPSGTPTDPPKASGAEVHPSAGGAHSRKGKTKDQATNGSEKKWTPEQAAVVKRVRSCGATAYYEVLAIEKTADEGEVKKAYRKLALQLHPDKNNALEQTRLSKVGGNPFTILSDPQKRAVYDQVGGDPEQRGGGGSAASSGMGGMRMRPGYNHMFFDEEINPEDVFNMFFGASGFGGPGFSTGFGNGFGGTPVFSASFGGPGIRVQRFGAPRRPAGQQQAGETGDTRSIFVQLLPLIALLAISLFSSLFSFITNGGPSYPGFRYDASKSFNVEQTTTRLNVPYFVSPNEWTEHPIGKVAEQVKAGAPTPSTSDLLKLRSFETIVERRYEEHLYDLCRNEYEHRERRMEQHKGIFGFGADWDKVKQIQNEKLPNCEKLTALQYKQKTQKR
- a CDS encoding protein phosphatase PP2A regulatory subunit B, which produces MDGGDSANSSGPWRFAQCFGDKGEVEDITEADIISTVEFDNTGDYLATGDKGGRVVLFERNNQKRGCEYKFYTEFQSHEPEFDYLKSLEIEEKINRIKWCKRQNAAHFLLSTNDKTIKLWKVHEKTIKQVSESNLHNGQRATPPPTTAAGLKLPRMTMGDAVVAAIPRKVYANAHAYHINSISINSDGETYISADDLRINLWNLGIHDQSFNIVDIKPVNMEELTEVITAAEFHPIDCNTFMYSSSKGTIKLADMRDQALCDGHAKQFEEEEDPSNRSFFSEIISSISDVKFSRDGRYILSRDYLSLKIWDMNMDRRPVKTINIHDHLRGKLCDLYENDCIFDKFECSFSGDGSQVMTGSYHNYFRIYDVDGNNDVLLQADKSAFRANRIGGARTPVRGPGRQGMNVETIDFNKKILHGSWHPRENTIAIAATNNLFLYSAA